Proteins encoded together in one Jaculus jaculus isolate mJacJac1 chromosome 7, mJacJac1.mat.Y.cur, whole genome shotgun sequence window:
- the LOC101596534 gene encoding chymase: MHLPSVPLLLFLLCSRAKAGNIIGGTECKPHSHPYMAYLEIVTSQGHLAACGGFLIRRDFVLTAAHCAGRQITVILGAHNRTEKEDTWQKLEVEKQFPHPKYDDNLILHDIMLLKLKRKANLTLAVGALPLPSQFNFIPSGRMCRATGWGRTNVDEPGSNTLQEVKMRLLEPQACKHFSNFDHNLQLCVGNPRKAQNVYKGDSGGPLLCAGIAQGIASYVHRTAKPPAVFTRISHYRPWINKVLKKN, from the exons GGAATATCATCGGGGGCACAGAGTGCAAGCCACACTCCCATCCCTACATGGCCTATCTGGAAATTGTCACTTCCCAGGGTCACCTGGCAGCTTGTGGTGGCTTCCTGATTAGACGAGACTTTGTCCTGACAGCAGCTCACTGCGCAGGAAG GCAGATAACCGTCATCCTAGGAGCCCATAacagaacagagaaagaagacaCTTGGCAGAAGCTGGAGGTTGAAAAACAATTCCCTCATCCAAAATATGATGACAACTTGATTCTCCATGATATAATGTTACTGAAG TTGAAAAGAAAAGCCAACCTGACCCTGGCTGTGGGTGCCCTCCCACTTCCATCCCAATTCAACTTCATTCCATCTGGGAGGATGTGCAGGGCAACTGGATGGGGAAGAACAAATGTGGATGAGCCTGGCTCCAACACACTGCAGGAGGTGAAGATGAGACTTTTGGAGCCCCAGGCCTGCAAACATTTCTCAAATTTTGACCACAATCTTCAGCTATGTGTGGGCAATCCCAGGAAGGCACAGAATGTATATAAG GGAGACTCTGGAGGCCCCCTTCTATGTGCTGGGATAGCCCAGGGCATTGCATCCTACGTACATCGGACTGCAAAGCCTCCTGCTGTTTTCACCAGAATCTCCCATTACCGGCCCTGGATCAATAAGGTCTTAAAGAAGAATTAA